The following proteins are co-located in the Polystyrenella longa genome:
- a CDS encoding MFS transporter gives MPVQRVTAGGLTDVAEQTNVTISKRRSAFLIYASSAVLGCSIALFGALSTWIQSDLELSQSEAGFTQAVFFCGHLSGALLLAMTLSRWALSRNWLLAVSCTMLGSFLCGSPSYALILAGRFLAGLGLSSTIIISTRCLTELFPNASSRALNLLHALIAATAALTFMTARQLAEVVDSWECSFLITGLLAVVPVTMAVIMPLRLADKSNNSNEDDLADKEGGLTQNLAQSRWLGADVLVLLPIVIGYVAVEQSFSLFLPASLETRFGLSATAAANVGAIFWFGIIAGRVGSSFISNKIDDKKQLFWGALLMGGCLLSSLRVESPLMMQALVFLGGVMGGPLVPLGFATTSKLAGSNAAKALIACQLSCCCGGMTGPFGVGVLADKFGLVTSLSVYCVLIMVAVLPLLLLTAWSRLTWESLRILLAPLISPEQPHGYEPIRESRDRRHDPRVEPSTLSSHLVNHPHLDEDYTPSTATKC, from the coding sequence ATGCCCGTTCAACGAGTCACCGCAGGAGGGTTGACTGATGTTGCTGAACAGACAAATGTAACTATTTCAAAGCGTCGATCAGCATTTTTGATCTACGCGAGCTCGGCCGTGTTAGGTTGTTCCATCGCCCTGTTTGGGGCCTTGTCGACATGGATTCAGTCAGACTTGGAACTCAGCCAGTCCGAAGCCGGATTTACTCAGGCAGTCTTCTTTTGTGGTCATCTAAGTGGTGCGCTCCTGTTGGCGATGACCCTTTCCCGCTGGGCGTTAAGCCGAAACTGGTTATTGGCAGTCAGCTGTACCATGTTGGGAAGTTTTCTGTGCGGTAGTCCCAGTTATGCTTTGATTCTGGCAGGAAGGTTCCTCGCCGGTCTTGGATTGTCGAGCACGATCATTATTTCAACTCGCTGTTTAACAGAACTGTTTCCCAATGCCTCTTCGCGTGCTCTTAATTTATTGCACGCTTTGATTGCGGCAACGGCCGCACTCACGTTCATGACAGCCCGCCAACTGGCGGAAGTAGTCGACAGTTGGGAATGTAGTTTCCTGATCACCGGGCTTCTTGCTGTTGTCCCCGTTACCATGGCGGTCATTATGCCGCTTCGGCTTGCGGACAAATCAAACAATTCAAACGAGGATGACCTCGCTGACAAAGAGGGAGGCCTTACTCAGAATCTCGCCCAGAGCCGCTGGCTTGGTGCGGATGTTCTCGTACTGTTACCGATCGTCATTGGTTACGTTGCCGTGGAGCAATCATTCTCGCTCTTCCTGCCAGCCTCACTCGAAACTCGTTTCGGCTTGAGTGCCACTGCTGCCGCGAATGTGGGAGCTATTTTCTGGTTTGGTATTATTGCGGGTCGAGTTGGCTCTTCCTTTATCTCGAACAAGATCGACGACAAAAAACAACTCTTCTGGGGAGCTCTCCTCATGGGTGGTTGTCTGCTCAGCTCTTTACGGGTTGAGTCGCCGCTGATGATGCAGGCACTCGTCTTTCTGGGAGGAGTCATGGGAGGGCCGCTGGTTCCGCTTGGCTTCGCGACGACCTCCAAACTGGCTGGTTCCAATGCCGCCAAGGCTCTCATTGCCTGTCAGCTCTCTTGCTGCTGTGGTGGGATGACTGGCCCCTTCGGTGTTGGTGTTTTGGCCGACAAGTTCGGTCTGGTCACCTCGCTCTCTGTCTATTGCGTGTTGATCATGGTGGCCGTACTGCCGCTCTTGCTGTTGACCGCCTGGAGTCGTCTTACCTGGGAAAGTCTGCGAATATTGTTGGCTCCTCTCATCAGTCCGGAGCAACCTCACGGTTACGAGCCAATCCGAGAATCACGAGATCGTCGTCACGATCCCCGTGTGGAGCCATCCACGCTCTCGTCGCATCTGGTCAACCATCCTCATCTGGATGAAGACTATACACCCTCGACAGCGACAAAATGCTGA
- a CDS encoding DUF6798 domain-containing protein yields MTAASHNRPVRIDAGLQSALLILLIWISLLGYSFVSAPLPAANEPHYLTKAYHYWNPSWCNEDLFLESANAHLVFYQTFGLLTVLFPFPVAAVIGRSLALLLFAVGWGFCMRPILPHRWGPLPAVWLFLAISSIGNFSGEWTIGGVESKVLAYGFLLFSLGHLFRAEYCRGGVHAGLAIAFHPVVGGWAVVAMAGALLWGYLSGLITLPMKRLCWATVLMLIASAPGLIPALLLVGGGVPEADYLQVYVRLGHHLDPMQFPPFAWLYYIALILVWLGGRITLRPIAAEVLFTRFVAMTVLIATVGLIVGYRTGPVEEMWFGSLRTGLLKFYFFRMADVFIPIGASVTVTRLLWQWYAGINATCLQFPSSMRQGIVILLLVGVIVLPYTKAGHNPSRMKPWRKRDWVEACEWIKANTSEDALFMTPRHAWAFTWFSDRSEYFAYKNMPQDAVSLLEWSERHEYQRDWLNRSFIEGTSPERKRVWKAGPEAVTELRSRTSATHCILHNSLTLPGTPAYRNRSYSVYSLDEKQ; encoded by the coding sequence ATGACAGCGGCATCTCACAATCGACCAGTTCGAATCGATGCCGGATTGCAGAGCGCCTTGCTGATTCTTTTAATTTGGATCAGCTTGCTGGGGTATTCATTTGTAAGTGCCCCTCTTCCGGCGGCGAATGAACCCCATTATCTGACTAAGGCGTATCACTACTGGAACCCGTCTTGGTGCAACGAAGATCTCTTCCTGGAATCGGCCAACGCACATCTGGTCTTTTATCAGACCTTCGGGCTGTTGACGGTACTCTTTCCTTTTCCCGTTGCGGCGGTTATTGGACGCTCCCTTGCGCTGTTGCTGTTCGCCGTGGGGTGGGGGTTCTGCATGCGACCCATTCTGCCCCATCGTTGGGGACCGTTGCCTGCCGTCTGGTTATTCCTGGCGATCAGTTCGATTGGTAACTTCTCCGGTGAATGGACCATCGGAGGAGTGGAGTCCAAAGTCCTCGCTTACGGGTTTCTATTATTCAGCCTGGGGCATCTCTTTCGGGCAGAATATTGCCGCGGAGGCGTGCATGCCGGCCTCGCGATTGCCTTTCATCCAGTCGTCGGGGGGTGGGCTGTGGTTGCGATGGCGGGTGCGCTGCTCTGGGGCTACCTGAGTGGTTTGATCACCCTTCCGATGAAGAGGCTCTGCTGGGCTACGGTGTTGATGTTGATTGCCTCCGCACCGGGATTGATTCCCGCTCTTTTGCTGGTCGGTGGTGGGGTTCCCGAAGCCGATTATCTGCAAGTGTATGTACGACTGGGGCATCATCTCGATCCGATGCAGTTCCCACCGTTCGCCTGGTTGTACTACATCGCACTGATTCTCGTTTGGCTCGGCGGACGCATTACGTTGCGACCCATTGCAGCCGAGGTACTGTTTACCCGATTTGTCGCAATGACAGTCTTGATTGCGACCGTAGGTTTGATCGTCGGTTATCGAACTGGCCCGGTTGAAGAGATGTGGTTCGGGTCATTGCGTACTGGTTTGCTGAAGTTCTACTTTTTCCGGATGGCTGACGTCTTTATTCCAATAGGGGCTTCGGTCACAGTGACGCGGTTGCTCTGGCAATGGTATGCGGGCATCAATGCGACGTGTTTGCAATTTCCCTCTAGCATGCGGCAGGGTATAGTCATTCTGCTGCTGGTGGGAGTGATTGTGTTGCCTTATACCAAAGCGGGACATAATCCTAGTCGGATGAAACCTTGGCGAAAACGCGACTGGGTTGAAGCCTGCGAGTGGATTAAAGCCAATACATCGGAAGACGCGCTCTTTATGACGCCCCGACATGCGTGGGCCTTTACCTGGTTCTCTGACCGAAGCGAGTACTTTGCTTATAAAAACATGCCTCAGGATGCTGTCAGTCTGCTCGAATGGAGTGAACGACATGAATACCAGCGGGACTGGTTGAACCGCTCGTTTATAGAAGGGACATCGCCCGAGCGAAAACGTGTTTGGAAAGCGGGACCGGAGGCCGTAACAGAACTTCGCTCACGTACCTCGGCCACACATTGCATCCTACATAACTCCCTGACTTTGCCCGGCACCCCCGCGTATCGTAATCGCAGCTACAGCGTGTATTCGCTCGATGAAAAGCAGTAA
- a CDS encoding YkgJ family cysteine cluster protein, producing METAGTELPILGQSDETPCDSCHGGCCRTFVIPLTGADIWKLERDLKKSFWEFACRWEDPHGSIAQKYAPHFHFQDEPKTPFVIGLIQSESTFIPRTTKCQFLREGAPDEEHPLGVARCGIYNSRPSACRVFPTRFDNTGDVVEIVQVPNQLNEDENQAYNLCPRPWEPADFDPVTTMEHLTIAAYEMRFFHKIAQLWNRKPGPWNIFPDFLKIVYSERVMHGEKTLDEELFPTIIKFPAAAESETPSKRAA from the coding sequence ATGGAAACAGCCGGAACAGAATTACCCATCCTCGGTCAGTCGGATGAAACTCCGTGTGACTCGTGCCATGGTGGGTGTTGCCGAACGTTCGTGATTCCACTGACTGGCGCTGATATCTGGAAACTTGAACGAGACCTGAAAAAGAGCTTCTGGGAGTTCGCTTGTCGCTGGGAAGATCCCCACGGGTCAATTGCGCAGAAATACGCTCCCCATTTTCACTTTCAGGACGAACCCAAAACACCGTTTGTGATCGGCTTGATCCAATCGGAAAGCACATTCATCCCACGAACGACAAAATGTCAGTTCCTCCGGGAAGGTGCCCCTGACGAAGAGCACCCTCTGGGAGTGGCACGTTGCGGAATCTACAACTCTCGACCATCGGCTTGCCGTGTCTTTCCAACCCGGTTTGACAATACGGGTGACGTGGTCGAAATCGTTCAGGTCCCTAATCAACTTAATGAAGACGAGAACCAGGCTTACAATTTATGCCCTCGTCCCTGGGAACCTGCTGATTTCGATCCGGTGACTACAATGGAGCACCTGACGATTGCAGCGTATGAGATGCGTTTCTTTCACAAAATCGCCCAGCTCTGGAACCGAAAACCAGGACCGTGGAACATCTTTCCCGACTTCCTGAAGATCGTTTATTCCGAACGAGTCATGCACGGGGAAAAAACGCTCGACGAAGAACTCTTCCCGACGATCATCAAGTTTCCTGCGGCAGCCGAGTCCGAGACTCCTTCTAAACGCGCCGCTTGA
- a CDS encoding aminotransferase-like domain-containing protein gives MGTADNETLSPAPSSPAPSFSQRREWSQDQAISYLMAQGIENPDCLSLAAGFVDFETLPVELSRKAYAELLDDPQTARKYLQYGTTAGSDRLRDQLIKHLAKLEETTVEELGIDRNQLVLTTGSQQLLAILADVLFDPGDICLVAAPTYFVFLGVLAGVGAEVITVEGDEGGIKVDALEAQLEQLKQEGILSRVKMLYLVSYYENPTGVSVDADRRQPIVDLVTKYSTDHQIVLLEDAAYRELRYDGPKLPSLWSCDPTHSQVVLAQTFSKSFAPGFRTGFGVLPKSLVQPVIDRKGNEDFGSSHFNQNLIATVLERGWYEDHVFEVCENYQKKRDAMLAALAEEFSDLQQEVSWFVPHGGLYVWLSVPEKLETGFNSELFAYATNVEKVMYVPGQLCYPHAERKNQMRLSFGVLNPDGIRLGIARLANSIRHSLK, from the coding sequence ATGGGGACTGCAGATAATGAGACTCTTTCACCTGCTCCAAGTTCACCTGCTCCGAGTTTCAGCCAGCGTCGCGAATGGTCGCAGGATCAGGCCATTTCCTATCTAATGGCCCAAGGCATCGAAAACCCTGACTGCCTCTCATTAGCAGCCGGGTTTGTCGATTTTGAGACATTGCCTGTCGAGCTAAGCCGCAAAGCCTATGCAGAACTGCTGGATGATCCCCAGACCGCTCGTAAATACCTCCAGTACGGCACCACGGCAGGTTCAGATCGATTGCGAGATCAATTGATCAAGCACTTGGCGAAGTTGGAAGAAACCACTGTCGAAGAACTCGGCATTGATCGCAACCAGCTTGTCCTGACGACAGGTTCTCAGCAATTGCTGGCGATTCTCGCTGACGTCCTTTTTGATCCCGGCGATATCTGTCTGGTTGCTGCTCCAACTTACTTCGTCTTTCTGGGTGTCCTCGCAGGCGTAGGCGCAGAGGTCATTACGGTCGAGGGGGATGAAGGTGGAATCAAAGTCGATGCGCTGGAAGCTCAACTGGAGCAACTGAAGCAGGAAGGGATACTCTCCCGCGTCAAAATGCTGTATCTAGTCAGTTACTACGAGAACCCAACTGGAGTCTCCGTCGACGCGGATCGTCGTCAACCAATTGTCGATTTGGTAACCAAATACTCGACCGACCACCAAATCGTCCTGCTCGAAGATGCCGCCTACCGGGAACTGCGGTACGACGGACCGAAACTCCCCAGTTTGTGGAGCTGTGACCCCACTCATTCTCAAGTAGTCTTGGCGCAAACGTTCTCGAAAAGCTTTGCCCCTGGTTTTCGTACCGGTTTCGGCGTTCTTCCCAAGTCGCTCGTACAACCGGTGATCGACCGCAAAGGAAATGAGGACTTCGGTTCGTCCCACTTCAACCAGAATCTGATCGCCACCGTTCTGGAGCGAGGCTGGTATGAGGATCATGTCTTTGAAGTCTGTGAAAATTACCAGAAAAAGAGAGATGCCATGCTCGCCGCCCTCGCCGAAGAATTCTCCGATCTACAGCAGGAAGTCAGTTGGTTTGTCCCTCATGGCGGGCTGTATGTCTGGTTGTCGGTTCCTGAAAAACTGGAAACAGGATTCAACTCAGAGCTGTTCGCATACGCCACGAATGTGGAGAAAGTGATGTACGTTCCGGGTCAGCTTTGCTATCCCCATGCCGAACGGAAAAACCAGATGCGGCTCAGCTTCGGTGTTTTGAACCCGGACGGAATCCGGCTCGGAATCGCCCGATTGGCGAATTCAATCCGACATTCCCTCAAATAA
- a CDS encoding aminotransferase class V-fold PLP-dependent enzyme, giving the protein MAPTMATEWNINQVRSDFPILSQKLENGQQVVFLDSAASAQKPTIVLDKEREVYSQYYANAYRGVYEFGAKVDEELETSRETVREFLNANSTNEIVFTSGTTMSLNVVAQAWGRKFLKEGDEVLLNEMEHHANIVPWQMIAQETGAKLRYLPLTEDGQLDLGRLPEFLNERTKVLSVTAMSNMLGTINPLEVLSKAAKTVGAKFVVDAAQYVPHGPIDVQALDIDFLAFSGHKIFGSTGVGILYGRENLLEEMPPLLGGGHMISEVHLDHSTWAGLPAKFEAGTIPIAQAISLGKAINYVNDLGWENLQRHEQELSAYAWEQLQTVPGIKIYGPGLKERGAIFSFTMEGAHPEDIAQLLNRKGVFVRHGHHCTMPLHNVLNITASVRASFAMYNTREEVDALIAALHFTRERLRLNR; this is encoded by the coding sequence ATGGCTCCCACGATGGCGACTGAATGGAACATCAACCAGGTCCGTAGCGACTTTCCAATTCTGTCCCAGAAACTGGAGAACGGCCAGCAGGTTGTTTTTCTGGACAGCGCCGCCTCAGCCCAGAAACCGACGATCGTGCTCGACAAAGAGCGCGAAGTCTACTCCCAGTACTACGCCAATGCCTACCGTGGGGTTTATGAATTCGGGGCAAAGGTCGACGAGGAACTGGAAACCTCCCGCGAAACGGTCCGCGAATTCCTGAACGCGAATTCCACCAACGAGATCGTCTTCACTTCAGGAACAACGATGTCTCTGAATGTCGTCGCGCAGGCCTGGGGTCGCAAATTCCTCAAAGAGGGTGACGAAGTTTTGCTCAATGAAATGGAGCATCACGCCAACATCGTTCCCTGGCAGATGATCGCTCAGGAAACAGGGGCAAAATTACGTTATCTCCCCCTGACTGAAGATGGCCAACTCGACTTGGGACGTCTGCCCGAATTTCTGAACGAGCGGACAAAGGTGCTCTCGGTTACGGCCATGTCCAACATGCTTGGCACAATCAACCCACTGGAAGTCCTCTCAAAAGCGGCCAAAACGGTAGGGGCGAAATTCGTCGTCGATGCAGCTCAATACGTCCCGCATGGCCCAATCGACGTTCAGGCACTCGATATCGATTTCCTCGCTTTTTCAGGTCATAAAATCTTCGGTTCCACGGGCGTCGGAATTTTGTACGGTCGAGAAAACCTGCTGGAAGAAATGCCCCCTCTTCTAGGTGGCGGGCATATGATCAGCGAAGTCCATCTCGATCACTCTACCTGGGCCGGACTTCCGGCGAAGTTCGAAGCAGGTACGATTCCCATTGCTCAGGCGATCAGCCTCGGGAAAGCCATCAATTATGTCAACGATCTGGGTTGGGAAAATCTTCAGCGTCACGAGCAAGAGTTGTCCGCCTATGCCTGGGAGCAGTTGCAAACAGTACCGGGAATTAAAATCTACGGACCTGGATTGAAGGAACGAGGCGCCATCTTCAGCTTCACCATGGAGGGGGCGCACCCGGAAGACATTGCTCAACTGTTGAACCGGAAGGGTGTCTTTGTTCGACATGGCCATCATTGCACAATGCCCCTTCACAACGTCCTGAATATCACCGCTTCCGTACGAGCCAGTTTCGCAATGTACAATACACGCGAAGAAGTCGACGCGTTGATCGCCGCCCTGCACTTCACCCGCGAAAGATTACGACTGAATCGATAA
- a CDS encoding SufE family protein encodes MSTVTLEEIYEDFEDLSDWEARCDYLIDLGFELPDFPVEEKTEENRVHGCQSMVWLTAELNKEQQPPVMAIQADSDAMIVKGLIGVILAIYSNRPPEEVIKTDVEEIFAKLGLTRHLSPARRNGLFGMVKRIRQLAIEQLSEES; translated from the coding sequence GTGTCGACCGTCACGTTGGAAGAAATCTACGAAGACTTTGAGGATCTCTCCGACTGGGAAGCGCGGTGTGATTACCTGATTGACCTCGGCTTTGAACTTCCCGATTTTCCCGTCGAAGAGAAAACGGAGGAGAATCGAGTCCACGGCTGCCAATCGATGGTCTGGCTAACGGCAGAGCTCAATAAAGAGCAACAGCCACCCGTCATGGCAATTCAGGCGGATAGTGACGCGATGATCGTGAAGGGATTAATCGGTGTCATTCTCGCCATCTATTCCAATCGACCTCCCGAAGAGGTGATCAAAACGGACGTGGAAGAGATTTTTGCCAAGCTCGGCCTGACCCGCCACCTGAGCCCCGCCCGCCGGAATGGTTTGTTTGGTATGGTAAAACGGATCAGACAACTGGCGATTGAGCAGCTAAGCGAAGAATCCTGA
- a CDS encoding Mrp/NBP35 family ATP-binding protein translates to MLPPPSPDVRNPIGNTLALTEDRRHVALCLGSITLRCVSPRIFVDIAIKGLMAIMNESDIQNLVKQIPDPILESPLGKLKMIQQVVLENKTVQVVVELPTPAYPQREQLKSLITDKIKTAYPEVESVEVKFNVVVRGKKSGARIGLRAKNVIAVGSGKGGVGKSTVAASLAFGLKHLGAKVGLLDADVYGPSIPHMAGVKGQPGVLEYTTSEGQTIQRIEPLDADGLKLMSIGFMIEEEQAVIWRGPMLHKILTQFVQQTEWGDLDYLIIDMPPGTGDVSLTLSQMLGLAGAVVVCTPQQVALLDAVKAISMFNQVKIPVLGMVENMSGEIFGQGGVEKRAAEMKVPFLGEIPIDATFRIKGDAGSISSLFDDDSPVRDSLLRITENIAMEIVRNLQDEPDMPQLEIL, encoded by the coding sequence TTGCTCCCTCCCCCCTCACCTGACGTGAGGAATCCGATTGGAAACACCCTGGCCCTGACGGAAGACCGACGCCATGTCGCTCTCTGTTTGGGAAGCATTACTCTCCGATGCGTTTCGCCACGCATCTTCGTCGATATCGCAATCAAAGGCCTGATGGCAATCATGAATGAATCCGACATTCAAAATCTGGTAAAGCAAATCCCCGACCCGATCCTTGAAAGCCCCCTCGGCAAGCTGAAAATGATTCAGCAGGTTGTCCTGGAAAACAAGACTGTTCAGGTTGTGGTCGAACTTCCCACTCCCGCTTATCCACAGCGGGAACAATTGAAGTCCCTGATCACCGACAAAATCAAAACAGCCTACCCCGAAGTCGAATCGGTCGAGGTGAAATTCAACGTGGTCGTTCGAGGCAAAAAAAGTGGTGCCCGGATTGGCCTGCGGGCGAAGAACGTCATCGCCGTCGGTAGTGGTAAAGGAGGCGTCGGCAAAAGCACGGTCGCCGCTTCGCTTGCCTTCGGTCTGAAACATCTGGGCGCCAAAGTTGGCCTGCTCGACGCCGATGTTTACGGTCCCAGTATTCCCCACATGGCGGGAGTGAAAGGACAACCGGGCGTCCTGGAATACACGACCTCAGAAGGTCAGACGATTCAGCGAATCGAACCTTTGGACGCCGATGGCCTCAAACTGATGTCGATCGGTTTTATGATCGAAGAAGAACAAGCGGTCATCTGGCGTGGCCCCATGTTGCACAAAATCCTGACTCAGTTCGTCCAGCAAACAGAATGGGGCGATCTGGATTACCTCATCATCGACATGCCCCCCGGAACGGGAGATGTTTCCCTGACGCTGTCACAGATGCTGGGACTGGCGGGCGCCGTGGTTGTCTGCACGCCCCAACAGGTGGCTCTGCTCGACGCGGTGAAGGCGATCAGCATGTTTAACCAGGTGAAGATTCCAGTCCTCGGCATGGTTGAAAACATGAGCGGTGAAATCTTCGGTCAAGGCGGCGTTGAAAAACGAGCTGCAGAAATGAAAGTTCCGTTTCTCGGTGAAATTCCGATAGACGCAACCTTCCGCATCAAAGGTGACGCCGGAAGCATCAGCTCTCTGTTTGATGACGATTCCCCTGTGCGCGACAGTCTGCTCCGCATTACCGAAAACATCGCCATGGAAATTGTCCGCAACCTGCAGGACGAGCCCGATATGCCACAGTTGGAGATTCTCTAG
- a CDS encoding inorganic diphosphatase, with translation MTHAWHDVTPGERLPTEFTAVIEIPTGSSVKYELDKETGLLKMDRILYSSVHYPANYGFIPQTLAEDDDPLDVLVLCQEPVDPLTILQARAIGLMTMIDSGKKDHKILAVAINDPSFNEFVQSSDLPKHRLNMLRRFFQDYKTLEGKSVEVDDFQPAEASFGVIESALQRYSDQRRRGFQPYQRH, from the coding sequence ATGACCCATGCCTGGCACGATGTTACCCCGGGTGAACGACTTCCTACTGAATTTACGGCTGTCATCGAAATTCCGACCGGCTCCAGCGTCAAGTACGAACTCGACAAAGAGACTGGCCTGTTGAAAATGGACCGCATCCTTTATTCCTCGGTCCACTATCCGGCGAATTACGGTTTCATTCCACAGACTCTGGCGGAAGACGATGACCCCCTCGACGTGCTGGTGCTCTGTCAGGAACCGGTCGATCCACTCACCATCCTTCAGGCTCGGGCAATCGGCTTGATGACCATGATCGACAGCGGCAAGAAAGACCACAAAATTCTCGCCGTCGCCATCAACGACCCGTCTTTCAACGAGTTCGTTCAATCGTCCGACCTCCCCAAACACCGCCTGAATATGCTGCGACGTTTCTTCCAGGATTACAAAACGCTGGAAGGTAAATCGGTCGAAGTAGACGACTTCCAGCCGGCGGAAGCGAGCTTCGGCGTGATCGAAAGCGCGCTGCAACGATACAGTGACCAGCGACGACGCGGTTTCCAACCGTACCAACGCCACTAA
- a CDS encoding ThuA domain-containing protein has protein sequence MMRKFLLQSLGSLAVLLIVGGLSFTQTSQAMAAQKQPHIVFVTGDHEYRSEITMPMIAKLLEKNYGFKTTVLYAINKQTGKIDVQEEENIPGLEVLKDADLAVVFLRWRRLPENQLKMLVDYAQSGKPMVGLRTSTHPLNYPEGHPLQKWNSDFPTKFFGQKWITHHGHDASTDVHPILSQTTNPILSGIRPFHARSWLYHVTPLEGECTPLLEGTAYDSNKVGNEKEYPLTQPVAWTKNNNGGKVFFTTLGHPQDFEIDSMRRVLVNGIFWGLGKEIPSEGTNVDLEEPFIAPESNEL, from the coding sequence ATGATGCGGAAATTCCTGCTTCAGTCCCTCGGTTCCCTCGCAGTATTACTGATTGTTGGTGGATTATCTTTCACGCAAACTTCGCAGGCGATGGCTGCTCAGAAACAACCTCATATCGTATTTGTGACGGGAGATCATGAGTATCGATCCGAAATTACCATGCCGATGATCGCCAAGTTGCTCGAAAAGAATTACGGTTTCAAAACGACCGTCCTGTATGCGATTAACAAACAAACGGGAAAGATTGATGTTCAGGAAGAAGAGAACATCCCCGGTTTGGAAGTCCTCAAAGATGCCGACCTGGCTGTGGTCTTTCTTCGTTGGCGTCGTCTGCCTGAGAACCAACTGAAGATGCTGGTCGATTATGCCCAGTCGGGAAAACCGATGGTGGGGTTAAGGACATCAACACATCCGCTCAATTATCCGGAAGGTCATCCACTCCAGAAATGGAACAGTGATTTTCCAACGAAATTCTTCGGTCAGAAATGGATCACCCACCACGGACACGATGCTAGTACCGACGTACATCCCATTCTAAGCCAGACCACTAATCCCATCTTGAGTGGGATCCGTCCCTTTCATGCTCGGTCCTGGTTGTATCATGTCACTCCGCTGGAGGGGGAATGCACTCCTCTATTGGAAGGAACAGCCTATGACTCCAACAAGGTAGGCAATGAGAAGGAATATCCACTTACTCAGCCCGTCGCCTGGACGAAGAACAACAATGGTGGCAAAGTCTTTTTCACCACGCTCGGTCACCCACAGGACTTCGAAATCGATTCGATGCGTCGCGTGCTGGTGAATGGCATCTTCTGGGGCCTTGGCAAAGAGATTCCCTCAGAAGGAACCAACGTCGACCTGGAAGAACCGTTCATTGCTCCAGAGTCGAATGAACTCTGA
- a CDS encoding diacylglycerol/polyprenol kinase family protein — translation MAAPSHANFQVRYGTDEATQAASRSLAHSEINRGAVITREAGMSEIAHPVGLDATELRRRWWHISPGVLAVLLWFFPHRDPISPTLYGIFMFAAVLLALNIFFRYRKIARQGDTSDRLDAVAGYACSVLSMVLCFPADIELALVVLAVLAFGDGSATLVGKLVQGPRLPWNQEKSWSGFLAFVLVGGSMATLMYWSETQNPEAIFLKPVTTLQILMCGFLPAIAGAMVESMRSHINDNIRVGLAAGITVGLIQWMTLGIS, via the coding sequence ATGGCTGCTCCTTCGCATGCCAACTTTCAAGTTCGATATGGGACGGATGAGGCAACTCAGGCGGCCTCAAGATCGCTGGCCCATTCAGAGATAAATCGGGGAGCAGTGATCACCCGGGAAGCAGGGATGAGTGAGATTGCTCACCCGGTGGGACTGGATGCAACTGAACTGCGACGACGTTGGTGGCATATCTCACCAGGTGTTTTGGCAGTGCTGCTCTGGTTCTTTCCTCATCGGGATCCTATCTCTCCGACGTTGTACGGAATCTTTATGTTTGCGGCCGTTCTGTTGGCTCTAAACATCTTTTTCCGCTATCGGAAAATCGCCCGACAGGGTGATACGAGTGATCGGCTTGATGCTGTAGCAGGTTACGCCTGTTCGGTACTGTCGATGGTGCTCTGTTTTCCAGCAGACATTGAACTGGCCCTGGTGGTGTTGGCAGTCCTTGCCTTTGGCGATGGTTCGGCAACACTCGTGGGGAAACTGGTGCAGGGCCCACGGCTCCCCTGGAATCAGGAGAAAAGCTGGTCCGGGTTTCTGGCGTTTGTGCTGGTCGGCGGATCGATGGCCACGTTGATGTATTGGAGTGAGACCCAGAATCCAGAGGCGATTTTTCTCAAACCAGTTACGACTTTGCAAATTCTAATGTGTGGATTTCTGCCGGCGATCGCGGGAGCGATGGTCGAATCGATGCGATCCCATATTAATGACAATATTCGTGTCGGACTGGCGGCGGGCATCACCGTCGGTTTGATTCAGTGGATGACGCTTGGTATAAGCTGA